The Xenopus tropicalis strain Nigerian chromosome 2, UCB_Xtro_10.0, whole genome shotgun sequence genome window below encodes:
- the LOC101733852 gene encoding uncharacterized protein LOC101733852 has translation MAAAQPVDIVRELRGVNRLVGIFVGNSYLSVEDVYRCLKNQLEGLSEAGKKTVGYIERTIPDQFLQLGITFPVTRLQHVTTEIPTRQIVQLGYFCAGDQSRLPWSHPNAKLLYWSVEILKDQIEELRQEAFQALQAMVPPHNAEEFEGVFNRQFANSPAFNADASRYGNFKFSLSLSDFMSEYKEQHCQGAEPEFRVLGTAMYEEEIAHIVLVHSPMTTEFSDLPSVPIVGRNANPLPFVFRSQEDGKLYWRPESTADILKMRISEKQCRKRDCPVSCPDCDHGQCAQNRGTYCVWNHLIFVFHLPENEPLRIPREKLRESLSACEALSPYLRRAETRLTRPTAEEIIRSLEI, from the coding sequence ATGGCGGCCGCTCAGCCTGTAGATATAGTAAGGGAACTGCGTGGTGTAAATAGATTAGTCGGCATCTTTGTGGGCAACAGTTATCTGTCAGTTGAAGATGTCTATAGGTGCCTGAAGAATCAGCTAGAAGGTTTAAGTGAAGCAGGGAAGAAGACCGTTGGTTACATTGAAAGAACAATTCCGGACCAATTCCTGCAGTTGGGAATAACCTTCCCAGTCACGAGGCTGCAGCACGTCACTACTGAAATTCCCACGAGGCAAATTGTGCAGTTGGGATATTTCTGTGCCGGAGACCAATCTAGATTGCCATGGAGCCACCCCAATGCCAAATTGTTATACTGGAGCGTGGAGATCCTCAAGGATCAGATAGAGGAGTTACGTCAGGAGGCTTTCCAAGCTCTTCAGGCAATGGTCCCACCACACAATGCCGAAGAATTTGAAGGTGTCTTTAACCGCCAGTTTGCCAACTCTCCTGCATTTAATGCTGATGCTTCTCGTTATGGAAACTTCAAGTTCTCATTGTCCCTATCAGATTTCATGTCGGAGTATAAGGAGCAGCACTGCCAGGGTGCCGAGCCGGAGTTCAGGGTGCTGGGCACTGCCATGTACGAAGAGGAGATTGCTCATATTGTATTAGTGCACAGCCCTATGACTACTGAATTTAGTgacctgccctctgtgcccattgTTGGGAGAAATGCCAACCCCTTACCTTTTGTCTTCCGCTCCCAAGAAGATGGAAAGTTGTATTGGAGACCTGAGTCTACAGCCGACATCTTAAAAATGAGAATCTCTGAAAAACAGTGCCGTAAGCGAGATTGTCCCGTGAGTTGCCCTGATTGTGATCATGGACAATGTGCCCAAAATAGAGGCACTTACTGCGTTTGGAACCATCTGATATTTGTTTTCCACCTGCCTGAGAATGAGCCCCTGAGGATCCCTAGGGAGAAGCTGAGGGAAAGTCTCTCTGCCTGTGAGGCTCTAAGTCCATATCTGAGAAGAGCAGAAACAAGACTCACTCGACCAACAGCAGAAGAAATAATCAGAAGCCTGGAGATATGA
- the rrm1 gene encoding ribonucleoside-diphosphate reductase large subunit isoform X1: MHVIKRDGRQERVMFDKITSRIQKLCYGLNLEFVDPAQITMKVIQGLYNGVTTIELDTLAAETAATLTTKHPDYAILAARIAVSNLHKETKKIFSDVMEDLYNYVNPLNGKHSPMVSKETLDLVLANKDRLNSSIIYDRDFSYNFFGFKTLERSYLLKIDGKVAERPQHMLMRVSVGIHKTDIDAAIETYNLLSEKWFTHASPTLFNAGTNRPQLSSCFLLCMKDDSIEGIYDTLKQCALISKSAGGIGVAVSCIRATGSYIAGTNGNSNGLVPMLRVYNNTARYVDQGGNKRPGAFAIYLEPWHYDVFEFLDLKKNTGKEEQRARDLFYAMWIPDLFMKRVENNLDWSLMCPHECPGLEEVWGDKFEELYERYEQEGRARKVVKAQQLWYAIIESQTETGTPYMLYKDACNRKSNQQNLGTIKCSNLCTEIVEYTSDDEVAVCNLASLALNMYVTPERSFDFKKLADVTKVIVRNLNKIIEINFYPVPEAEYSNKRHRPIGIGVQGLADAFILMRYPFESEEAQLLNKQIFETIYYAALESSCELAKELGPYDTYEGSPVSKGILQYDMWNVTPTGLWDWAALKEKIAKYGVRNSLLLAPMPTASTAQILGNNESIEPYTSNIYTRRVLSGEFQIVNPHLMKDLTERGLWNEEMKNQIIANNGSIQNVPDIPADLKELYKTVWEISQKTVITMAADRGAFIDQSQSLNIHVAEPNYGKLTSMHFFGWKQGLKTGMYYLRTRPAANPIQFTLNKEKLKEKELISKETMEKDKEEKEKNKAAMVCSLENRDECLMCGS; encoded by the exons ATGCATGTCATTAAGCGAG ATGGGAGGCAGGAGCGCGTCATGTTCGACAAGATCACGTCACGGATCCAGAAGTTGTGCTACGGGCTGAACTTGGAGTTTGTCGACCCA GCCCAAATCACTATGAAAGTCATTCAGGGGCTTTATAATGGGGTCACAACTATAGAACTGGACACATTAGCAGCGGAGACAGCAGCCACCCTGACCACAAAGCACCCAGATTATGCCATTCTGGCTGCCCGGATAGCCGTCTCTAACTTGCACAAGGAAACCAAGAAAATATTTAGCG ATGTGATGGAAGATCTGTATAACTACGTGAATCCTCTCAATGGCAAACACTCTCCCATGGTCTCCAAGGAAACCCTTGACCTTGTGCTGGCAAATAAAGAC CGTCTCAACTCCTCTATTATTTATGACCGTGACTTCTCCTACAACTTCTTTGGATTTAAG ACGCTGGAACGATCTTACTTATTAAAAATTGATGGAAAAG TGGCAGAGCGCCCACAGCACATGCTGATGAGGGTATCCGTTGGCATACATAAAACAGACATTGACGCCGCTATCGAAACCTACAATCTGTTGTCTGAAAAATGGTTCACGCACGCTTCTCCCACACTGTTCAATGCTGGTACCAACCGTCCACAGCTGTCCAG CTGTTTCCTGCTCTGTATGAAAGACGACAGCATCGAAGGGATTTATGACACGCTGAAGCAGTGCGCTCTGATCTCAAAGTCTGCTGGGGGTATTGGTGTTGCAGTCAGCTGTATCCGAGCCACTGGCAGTTACATTGCTGGG ACAAATGGCAACTCGAATGGCCTTGTACCGATGCTGAGAGTGTACAACAACACTGCGCGATATGTGGATCAAGGAGGCAACAAG AGGCCTGGTGCATTTGCCATTTACCTGGAGCCGTGGCACTACGATGTCTTTGAATTCCTGGACCTAAAAAAGAACACTGGAAAGGAGGAGCAGAGAGCCAGGGATCTGTTCTATGCCATGTGGATACCAGATCTCTTTATGAAACGTGTAGAGAATAATCTG GATTGGTCGTTAATGTGTCCTCATGAATGTCCTGGCttggaagaagtgtggggagaCAAGTTTGAAGAGCTCTATGAAAG ATATGAGCAGGAAGGACGAGCCCGTAAGGTGGTGAAGGCCCAGCAGCTGTGGTACGCCATTATAGAGTCGCAGACGGAGACTGGCACTCCCTACATGCTGTACAAGGATGCCTGTAACCGCAAGAGCAATCAGCAGAACCTGGGCACCATTAAGTGCAGTAACCTGTGCACAGAGATCGTGGAGTACACCAGTGACGACGAG GTTGCGGTCTGTAACTTGGCCTCTTTAGCCTTGAACATGTACGTGACTCCAGAGCGCAGCTTTGACTTCAAGAAGTTGGCCGATGTTACCAAAGTCATTGTCCGAAATTTGAACAAAATTATCGAAATAAACTTTTATCCTGTGCCCGAG GCCGAATATTCCAACAAGAGGCATCGGCCAATCGGGATTGGAGTGCAGGGCTTGGCAGACGCCTTCATCCTCATGAGATACCCGTTTGAGAGTGAGGAGGCTCAGCTGTTAAACAAGCAAATATTTGAGACCATTTATTACGCTGCGCTGGAATCCAGCTGTGAGCTGGCCAAGGAGCTGGGTCCGTATGATACGTATGAAGGGAGCCCCGTCAGTAAAGGG ATCCTACAGTACGACATGTGGAATGTAACTCCCACAGGTCTCTGGGACTGGGCTGCCTTGAAGGAGAAGATTGCAAA ATACGGCGTCCGGAACAGTTTGCTTCTGGCTCCAATGCCCACGGCTTCCACTGCACAAATCCTGGGCAATAATGAGTCCATTGAGCCATATACCAGCAATATATACACACGCAGAGTCCTGTCTGGCGAGTTCCAG ATTGTGAACCCACATTTAATGAAAGACCTGACAGAGCGAGGGCTGTGGAACGAAGAAATGAAAAATCAGATTATTGCCAACAATGGCtccatacag AATGTCCCAGACATCCCTGCTGATCTGAAAGAGCTGTACAAGACGGTGTGGGAAATATCTCAGAAGACGGTGATTACAATGGCGGCAGACAGAGGAGCGTTCATCGACCAGAGCCAGTCACTGAACATCCATGTCGCAGAGCCAAACTACGGCAAACTCACCAGCATGCACTTCTTTGGCTGGAAGCAG GGGCTGAAGACAGGAATGTACTACCTGCGCACGCGGCCGGCTGCCAATCCCATCCAGTTCACACTCAATAAGGagaagttaaaggaaaaggaGCTGATATCCAAGGAGACTATGGAGAAGGACAAGgaggagaaagagaagaacaaGGCGGCCATGGTTTGCTCGCTGGAGAACAGAGATGAGTGCCTTATGTGCGGCTCTTAG
- the rrm1 gene encoding ribonucleoside-diphosphate reductase large subunit (The RefSeq protein has 1 substitution compared to this genomic sequence) has product MHVIKRDGRQERVMFDKITSRIQKLCYGLNLEFVDPAQITMKVIQGLYNGVTTIELDTLAAETAATLTTKHPDYAILAARIAVSNLHKETKKIFSDVMEDLYNYVNPLNGKHSPMVSKETLDLVLANKDRLNSSIIYDRDFSYNFFGFKTLERSYLLKIDGKVAERPQHMLMRVSVGIHKTDIDAAIETYNLLSEKWFTHASPTLFNAGTNRPQLSSCFLLCMKDDSIEGIYDTLKQCALISKSAGGIGVAVSCIRATGSYIAGTNGNSNGLVPMLRVYNNTARYVDQGGNKRPGAFAIYLEPWHYDVFEFLDLKKNTGKEEQRARDLFYAMWIPDLFMKRVENNLDWSLMCPHECPGLEEVWGDKFEELYERYEREGRARKVVKAQQLWYAIIESQTETGTPYMLYKDACNRKSNQQNLGTIKCSNLCTEIVEYTSDDEVAVCNLASLALNMYVTPERSFDFKKLADVTKVIVRNLNKIIEINFYPVPEAEYSNKRHRPIGIGVQGLADAFILMRYPFESEEAQLLNKQIFETIYYAALESSCELAKELGPYDTYEGSPVSKGILQYDMWNVTPTGLWDWAALKEKIAKYGVRNSLLLAPMPTASTAQILGNNESIEPYTSNIYTRRVLSGEFQIVNPHLMKDLTERGLWNEEMKNQIIANNGSIQNVPDIPADLKELYKTVWEISQKTVITMAADRGAFIDQSQSLNIHVAEPNYGKLTSMHFFGWKQGLKTGMYYLRTRPAANPIQFTLNKEKLKEKELISKETMEKDKEEKEKNKAAMVCSLENRDECLMCGS; this is encoded by the exons ATGCATGTCATTAAGCGAG ATGGGAGGCAGGAGCGCGTCATGTTCGACAAGATCACGTCACGGATCCAGAAGTTGTGCTACGGGCTGAACTTGGAGTTTGTCGACCCA GCCCAAATCACTATGAAAGTCATTCAGGGGCTTTATAATGGGGTCACAACTATAGAACTGGACACATTAGCAGCGGAGACAGCAGCCACCCTGACCACAAAGCACCCAGATTATGCCATTCTGGCTGCCCGGATAGCCGTCTCTAACTTGCACAAGGAAACCAAGAAAATATTTAGCG ATGTGATGGAAGATCTGTATAACTACGTGAATCCTCTCAATGGCAAACACTCTCCCATGGTCTCCAAGGAAACCCTTGACCTTGTGCTGGCAAATAAAGAC CGTCTCAACTCCTCTATTATTTATGACCGTGACTTCTCCTACAACTTCTTTGGATTTAAG ACGCTGGAACGATCTTACTTATTAAAAATTGATGGAAAAG TGGCAGAGCGCCCACAGCACATGCTGATGAGGGTATCCGTTGGCATACATAAAACAGACATTGACGCCGCTATCGAAACCTACAATCTGTTGTCTGAAAAATGGTTCACGCACGCTTCTCCCACACTGTTCAATGCTGGTACCAACCGTCCACAGCTGTCCAG CTGTTTCCTGCTCTGTATGAAAGACGACAGCATCGAAGGGATTTATGACACGCTGAAGCAGTGCGCTCTGATCTCAAAGTCTGCTGGGGGTATTGGTGTTGCAGTCAGCTGTATCCGAGCCACTGGCAGTTACATTGCTGGG ACAAATGGCAACTCGAATGGCCTTGTACCGATGCTGAGAGTGTACAACAACACTGCGCGATATGTGGATCAAGGAGGCAACAAG AGGCCTGGTGCATTTGCCATTTACCTGGAGCCGTGGCACTACGATGTCTTTGAATTCCTGGACCTAAAAAAGAACACTGGAAAGGAGGAGCAGAGAGCCAGGGATCTGTTCTATGCCATGTGGATACCAGATCTCTTTATGAAACGTGTAGAGAATAATCTG GATTGGTCGTTAATGTGTCCTCATGAATGTCCTGGCttggaagaagtgtggggagaCAAGTTTGAAGAGCTCTATGAAAG ATATGAGCAGGAAGGACGAGCCCGTAAGGTGGTGAAGGCCCAGCAGCTGTGGTACGCCATTATAGAGTCGCAGACGGAGACTGGCACTCCCTACATGCTGTACAAGGATGCCTGTAACCGCAAGAGCAATCAGCAGAACCTGGGCACCATTAAGTGCAGTAACCTGTGCACAGAGATCGTGGAGTACACCAGTGACGACGAG GTTGCGGTCTGTAACTTGGCCTCTTTAGCCTTGAACATGTACGTGACTCCAGAGCGCAGCTTTGACTTCAAGAAGTTGGCCGATGTTACCAAAGTCATTGTCCGAAATTTGAACAAAATTATCGAAATAAACTTTTATCCTGTGCCCGAG GCCGAATATTCCAACAAGAGGCATCGGCCAATCGGGATTGGAGTGCAGGGCTTGGCAGACGCCTTCATCCTCATGAGATACCCGTTTGAGAGTGAGGAGGCTCAGCTGTTAAACAAGCAAATATTTGAGACCATTTATTACGCTGCGCTGGAATCCAGCTGTGAGCTGGCCAAGGAGCTGGGTCCGTATGATACGTATGAAGGGAGCCCCGTCAGTAAAGGG ATCCTACAGTACGACATGTGGAATGTAACTCCCACAGGTCTCTGGGACTGGGCTGCCTTGAAGGAGAAGATTGCAAA ATACGGCGTCCGGAACAGTTTGCTTCTGGCTCCAATGCCCACGGCTTCCACTGCACAAATCCTGGGCAATAATGAGTCCATTGAGCCATATACCAGCAATATATACACACGCAGAGTCCTGTCTGGCGAGTTCCAG ATTGTGAACCCACATTTAATGAAAGACCTGACAGAGCGAGGGCTGTGGAACGAAGAAATGAAAAATCAGATTATTGCCAACAATGGCtccatacag AATGTCCCAGACATCCCTGCTGATCTGAAAGAGCTGTACAAGACGGTGTGGGAAATATCTCAGAAGACGGTGATTACAATGGCGGCAGACAGAGGAGCGTTCATCGACCAGAGCCAGTCACTGAACATCCATGTCGCAGAGCCAAACTACGGCAAACTCACCAGCATGCACTTCTTTGGCTGGAAGCAG GGGCTGAAGACAGGAATGTACTACCTGCGCACGCGGCCGGCTGCCAATCCCATCCAGTTCACACTCAATAAGGagaagttaaaggaaaaggaGCTGATATCCAAGGAGACTATGGAGAAGGACAAGgaggagaaagagaagaacaaGGCGGCCATGGTTTGCTCGCTGGAGAACAGAGATGAGTGCCTTATGTGCGGCTCTTAG